One Scyliorhinus canicula unplaced genomic scaffold, sScyCan1.1, whole genome shotgun sequence DNA window includes the following coding sequences:
- the LOC119961617 gene encoding gastrula zinc finger protein XlCGF7.1-like, with amino-acid sequence MEKPWKCGDCGKRFRVPSEVEIHQRIHTGERPFTCSKCGKGFTQLSNLQAHQRVHTGEKPFTCSQCGKGFTQLFNLQTHQRTHTGEKPFTCSQCGKGFSDLSNLRTHQRVHTGERPFTCSQCEKGFSDLSNLLRHQRVHTGERPFICSQCGQGFTWLSNLQTHQRIHTGERPFTCSQCGKGFSDLSSLRRHQQVHTGERPFTCSQCGKGFSDLSSLRKHQQVHTGERPFTCSQCGKGFTQLVNLQTHQRVHLL; translated from the coding sequence atggagaaaccgtggaaatgtggggactgtgggaagagattcagagTCCCATCCGAGGTGGAGATTcatcaacgcattcacactggggagaggccattcacatgctctaagtgtgggaaaggatttactcagttatctaACCTtcaggcacaccagcgagttcacactggggagaagccattcacctgctctcagtgtgggaagggattcacacaattattcaacctgcagacacaccagcgaactcacactggggagaagccattcacctgctctcagtgtgggaagggattcagtgatttatccaacctgcggacacaccagcgagttcatactggagagaggccattcacctgctctcagtgtgagaagggattcagtgatttatccaatctgttgagacaccagcgagttcacactggggagaggccattcatctgctctcagtgtgggcagggattcacttggttatccaatctgcagacacaccagcgaattcacactggagagaggccattcacctgctctcagtgtgggaagggattcagtgatttatccagtctgcggagacatcagcaagttcacactggagagaggccattcacctgctctcagtgtgggaagggattcagtgatttatccagtctgcggaaacatcagcaagttcacactggcgagaggccgttcacttgttctcagtgtgggaagggattcacacagttagtcaatctgcagacacaccaacgagttcacctGCTgtaa
- the LOC119961624 gene encoding zinc finger protein 2 homolog, with protein sequence MEKPWKCEDCGKGFSYPCLLENHRRSHTGERPFTCSVCGEGFIQSSGLWSHQRIHTEEKLFICTSCGKRFRHSSALTVHQRTHTGEKPFVCSECGKGFTQSFHLLSHQCVHRGERPFTCSVCGKGFTGSSHLLSHQRVHIKEKPFSCNSCGKSFRQASSLIVHQRLHTGERPFTCFVCGKGFTVLPTLLRHQQIHTEEKPFSCTSCGMSFRQSSNLTAHRRTHTVERPFTCSVCGKGFNRSSNLTAHQRVHTGEKPFTCSVCGKGFAKSFNLLAHQRTHTERPFNCCVCGKGFTQSRCLQRHQQVHQ encoded by the coding sequence atggagaaaccatggaaatgtgaggactgtgggaagggattcagttatcCTTGCCTGCTGGAAAACCatcggcgcagtcacactggggagaggccgttcacctgctctgtgtgtggggagggattcattcagtcatctggCCTTTGGTCtcaccagcggattcacactgagGAAAAGCTATTCATCTGCACCTCCTGTGGAAAGAGGTTCAGGCATTCTTCAGCACTCACtgtacatcaacgcactcacactggggagaagccgttcgtctgctcagagtgtgggaagggattcactcagtcatttcACCTGCTGTCGCACCAGTGTGTTCATAGAGGTGagcggccattcacctgctctgtgtgtgggaagggattcactggatCATCCCACTTgctgtcacaccagcgagttcacattaaggagaaaccattcagctgcaATTCCTGTGGAAAGAGTTTCAGACAGGCATCCTCCCTCATTGTACACCAGCGGCTCCATACTGGGGAAAGACCGTTTACTTGctttgtgtgtgggaagggattcacagttTTACCCACCCTTCTgagacaccagcaaattcacactgaagAGAAACCATTCAGCTGTACCTCCTGTGGAATGAGTTTCAGGCAGTCATCCAACCTCACTGCTCACCGACGCACTCACACTGTGGAGAGACCGTTCacatgctccgtgtgtgggaagggattcaatcggTCGTCCAACCTCACtgctcaccagcgagttcacactggggagaaaccgtttacctgctcagtgtgtgggaagggattcgcaaaGTCTTTCAACTTGCTggcacaccaacgcactcacactgagaGACCATTcaattgctgtgtgtgtgggaagggattcactcagtcacgaTGCCTCcagagacatcagcaagttcatcAATGA